Part of the Salinimonas iocasae genome, TCAGTCAGCGCCGTCAAGCATTTCAGGCCAGACTGGATGAGCGTAGTGCCGCTCAGCAAACTGTTACCCACAACAGGCTAAAATCCCCCTGGTTCTGGGGCATCGCCATTTTGCTTTTTTTACTAAGCTTTACTGCGCTGGTTGCGTGGCAGTATTCCAGCGAGCTGGAAGCTTTATTTTCCCCAATACAAAACGAAACTGCACGCGAACAGCCATCGCTGCCGCCTCCGGGAAGTGCTTACCGCGACTTAGTCGAGACTCCCCCGCCAACTGCAATCGATAAATCAACACAAGACACAGCAGCAACAGCGGCGGCTCCAGAAACCACTGCACCAGAAGTTAAAACGTCACAGCCCGATCCGCAAAGAGATTCCAGTGATGATGTTGCTACCGCACAACCCAGAATCACTGACTGGCAAAGTGCGGTGGAGGATATGAACAAAAAACGCGCGGCGCGCACCGAAGCGCCATCAGCCACTACTGATGATGCTATAGAGAAAGAGAAACCGGATGCTGCGCCAGACAAAGCGCCAGTGCCTCAGATTGATGCAGAGTTTGCCGCATCAATGATTAAGCTGGCCCGCGAAAATAGCGTAGCAACAACAACGCCGCAAACCGAATCCCAGGAGCCCGAGACCCTGGATAACCAGTTACTTTTATCACTTCTGACCCCGCAGGATTATGTTATCCAACTGGCCGGGCTCAAAGATGAACCCTTGCTGCGCGATTTCATCAATGATCATCAGCTTCAGGACAAAGTCTGGATATACCAAACCCGGCGATACGGTGGCCCCTGGTATGTACTCCTGTTTAAACAGCCTTTCGGGTCGGTCACTGAAGCCCGCCAGGCAATGTCTCTGTTGCCGCAATATCCTGGTAAGAGCAATGCCTTTGTAAAGGCCGCTGATCAGGTACTTGTGGAAATAAAGAATAACACCTGACTACTCCTTTCACTTGATTTACAAAAACTTGCTTCTTTGAACGGTTTGATTTTCAGCAGACATGATCAATCCGCATTAGCCTAATGTATAAGTACTATCTCATTAACCCGGTAACCCCACAGATGTTCGCAGCATTGTTTGGGAAGATTCAGGAATGTCCCGATTCAGACAAATAACCTCATGCAAAAATATTCTCAGTTAATAACCCGTCCCGGAAAGATGCAATACGGCATTTTAATTTTGCTGGCAGTGACCGTGCTTGGTGGGTCAGCGTGGGCGTTGATTAAAGCGCAACAACCGGGTGCGCAATCAATTGGTTTTCTTGGCGCTTATGGCACTGCCGTTTTTATTCTGGAAGCTATCTCAGCTATTTTACTTTACGCCCACTTTCGTCGCACGGGAATGCTGACATTCGCCATTTTGTCTATGGCCTACCTCTGGGTTGCATTGCTAGCGCCTTTTCAGGTCGGGCTCCTGACCGATAACCTGGAAACATTTTCCTTAATTACAGCCTCTACCGGCGATGCGGCCTGGCTTTGGATTGCCTGGCACCTGGGCTTTCCCATTATCATTACCGCCGGCATGCTGGTCGATGGCTCCTACCCTATAGTAACCCGCAAAGTATGGCGTTGGACAATTGCACTTTTCGGCCTGGAACTACTGATCATTGGTGGCATCATATCTGGCACATTACTATCCTGGGTTGAGTTACCGACGCTGATTTCTGAAAGCCGGGCTTATTCGGATTCGTTGTCATTGATATACGGCCCCGCGGTGATGTTTTGCTGCGCCCTGGCGCTCACCGTTGTGGTAGTAAAAGGTAAATTTGAAAATGAGATTTATGCCTGGCTATCGCTGGCAATGCTTGCAGCATTGTGTGAAGCAATACTGTCAATCTATGCCGGAGCCCGGTTTAGCTATGGCTGGTACGCGGCGCGGGTTCTAAGTCTGGTATCATCGGCTGCTGTAGTCGTCAGCCTGCTGATTGAAAATATTCATCTGCAATATAAAGTGGTTAAACAAAACCAGACGCTTAAGCGCATGGCGACCATGGATGAGCTATCCGGCTTAGCAAACCGCAGAGAGCTGGATGAACGTCTCAAAGCTGAGATCAAACGTGCGATGCGCGACAGAACGACAATTAGCATGATTCTGCTGGATATTGATAAATTCAAACAGTTCAACGACACGCATGGGCATCTTATCGGAGACTTGTGTTTAAAACATGTCGCGAAGTGTTTGCAACGCAATATCTTGCGTCATACCGATTTAGCGGCGCGCTACGGCGGTGAAGAATTTGCCATCCTTTTACCAAACACCAGCGAAAACGACGCATTTGATTTGGCTGAGCACATTCGCAAGACTATCGCTTACTCTCCCATTGTAATGGAAGATGGAAAAATGCTTTCGGTAACAGCCAGCTTCGGTATCGCTTCGCTTGTACCCAGCCAGGCAGAAGACGCAACAGAGTTACTCAGTATTGCAGATGCCTCACTCTATAGTGCTAAAAAGGCAGGCCGAAATTGTGTACAGCGTCCATCTCAGTCATGGCATGCCAGCCGCGATGAGCTTGAGAAAAAAGTATCGTCTAATACGCACTATCTGCGCGGAAGAACTGTACAGTCAGGACACAAACGTTAACGTAGCGACCACAAATACCGGGTATTTTCGTGATAGTTCATATTGTCGGTTGTCGCGATCGATGATGCCGGATACAATCACTTAACTGGGTATTGTGTTGGTCTGCTTCGTCTGACTTTTTAGCGCTACACCTGCCAAATAATAACAGTTCATATCGAATTGAAGCACACCTGTAGCTTCGACTGCGTGTAGGTATTAATCAATCAGCATGACGCAAAAGAAAAACCGGGCCTTTTTGAAGTGGGCCGGGGGTAAGTACAGTCTGGTAGAGCACATTAATGCGAAGTTGCCGCAAGCTAACAAACTCATAGAGCCTTTTGTTGGTGCTGGATCGGTGTTTTTAAATACCGACTACAAACGCTATCTGCTTAATGATATTAACCCTGATCTGATTAACCTCTATAATTTGCTTAAGGCTCAGCCGGATGCGCTGGTTTTCGACACTCAGCGTTATTTCACCGGCGCGTATAATCGCGAAGATGCCTACTACGCTCTTCGCGAAGAGTTTAATCGTACCAGTGACGAGTATCATCGAGCGGTGCTCTTCGTCTACCTGAACCGTCACGGTTACAATGGGTTGTGTCGCTATAGTCTGGGGGGGCGCTTCAATGTACCGTTTGGACGCTACAAAAAACCTTACTTCCCGGCTGAGGAAATGTACCGATTTGCCGAAAAAGCGCAACGCGCGACTTTTACCTGCCTGCCATTTGAGAAAATGTTTTCCCGGGCCCGCAAAGGAAATGTGATTTACTGCGACCCGCCCTACGCGCCCATCAGTAAAACAGCAGCTTTTACAAGCTACGCTACCCGCGGGTTTGGTATGGACGCACAATCAAAACTTGCATCACTGGCACATAAAACATCAACACGACGGGGCATACCTGTTCTTATCTCAAACCATGATTTACCCGTCATCAGAACAATGTATCAGGGCGCGTCAATCTCGATGCTTTCAGTAAAACGTTCTATCAGCCAGAAAGGCGCAATGCGCAAGCCCGCAGCCGAAGTACTTGCTTATTTTTCGCCACCGGATATGGCCCGCGCGCTTTAACCGAACACTAGTTGCTGGTGATAAACAGCACCAGCCCCATCAGACCGCCTACCAACAGCACAGTAAAGATAATGCCGGTGATAATATACGGAAGGGGTGACTTCTCGGAAAAATCCCGCTGATAGTTTTGCTGACTTTGCACGCCAAACGCACTAGCCAACACGCTCAAAATGACTGAGATGATGCGGGGACGAGATTTGTCCGACTGATTAATTACCCTGGCCAGAAAAACGACTATCTGATTCGCCGCCATAAAGAAGCTCCAGCAAATCGAAGAAGTGGAATTGAAACGAAAGTGACTTACCGGACGCCCAGGCTCGCCAGCTAATTTGGATTTGCGAACCACACTCACTCTCAACGTGCTCAGCGTTTGCACCTGAGGTTACTTTCTGATGGCATTGCTCTGCCTGATCCAGCGCACTGACAGAGGCTAACATCCATACACCTGCTGTAACACTTCCCAGAGCAGCCAGCGTTTTTACCTTTTCCCTGATAAACATGGTGGGCTCGTAGATTAAAATTTAACCTCATTATAATACGTTGGCAGAAATGAACAAGCTGATCTTTTGTTCGGAAACAAAAAAGCCGATGCGCAGGTTATCTGCACACCGGCTTCATCATACCATGTGCGTTAAAGCTGGAAATCTACCGCATAAGAAACAACAAATTTTATCTCGTCGTTGTCATAAGCACCACCAGCGGCAGGCTCATCAGAATCCATATCTGTACCGGTAATGGCAAAGCCAAATCCATCTTTAGATAATGATACCGCCCAGTCCACATAGCTGTCTGTTAACCCGTTGAACGCTTCAGCAAAGTCGCCCTGATGGTGACCAACATGCAAGCCTAACTCGGTGCCATTCATGATTGGCATTGCGTAATCCAGAGAAACATATGTTGCTTTACCAAATCCGAAGTCCTGACCCGGGGCTTCATCAGCTTCGGTATTGGCTAAAACATAGAGGCTCAGACTCAGCGCATCGTAGCCGACTGTGCCGTAGATCTCGCCGAAATCAAACTCTGCTTCAGCGTCATAGTTGTAATAAAGATAACCCACATCATAGCTGAAGCCTTGTGCCTCACCTGCAAAACCCGCGTAAAGGTCGTGTTCGTAAGAGTACACATCATCAGCGCCATACTGAACATTCGACGCCCAGGTACCGGCATAGAAGCCACTATCATGAGCATAGTCAATACCGCCCTGTACTGCAGCTTCGTTGGTTGTCTGAGTCAACCCGCGCCATATATAGTTATTGGTCACGCTGACATTTGCCGTCAGTTCATCTGCATGGCTTGGGGCAGAAACTAAACCCGCTGCAATAAGACTGGCAACGACAGGTGCTAGCAATGTCTTTCTCATGAGTGTTCTCCAAATTTCGATAAGTCGATAATAATTAAGTTTTTTCTGTCAATTCTTATTGTTGGCATGACTCAACGCAAAACGGGTGCCCGAGCGTTAGAAAGATGGAAATACAAGTAGAAAAAAGTGCATAACTAGTTGTTTAAAATGAATAAATATTTTATTGAATTGTCTATTTATCTCGCCCGACAACCTGTATGCAAAGATGCTTATGCACCATAAGAAAGCAAGCCATGCACTACTGCACAACTTATGCGCAAAATATAAAAGGCAGATGAAAGTGGTGCCAAATCTGTCTGTTACATGACGGAGTTAGGAAAATACGGTAGTCTGTGATTCATTCTTCATGCTCCCTGAAAGCGCAACAAGTAAGCTGTTTATACAGACGTTGCGTATCAGGTCTCGTTTTTTGTCTCAAAGGAAAAAGCATGTCTGACTTTTTGATTGCGCCATCCATCCTGTCCGCTGACTTTGCGCGACTGGGTGAAGAGGTAGATGCTGTACTCGCAGCCGGTGCAGATATTGTGCATTTTGATGTAATGGATAACCACTATGTACCCAATTTGACTATTGGCCCAATGGTCTGCAAAGCATTGCGTGATTATGGCGTTACCGCCCCCATTGACGTGCACTTAATGGTGGAACCTGTGGACGACATGATTGAAAAGTTCGCCGAGGCCGGGGCCAGCTATATCAGTTTTCATCCTGAGGCCTCGGCCCACGTTGATCGTTCAATTCAGGCAATCATTGATGCAGGCTGTCAGCCAGGTCTGGTACTTAATCCGGCAACCCCTCTGCACTATCTGGATTACACACTGGAAAAGCTGCATCACGTTCTGATTATGTCAGTTAATCCTGGCTTCGGCGGACAGCAGTTTCTGGATTCAACCTATGATAAACTGCGCGATGTTAAGCGCCGCATCGATCAAAGCGGCAAAAATATTCGAATTGAAATTGACGGTGGCGTAAAAGTGGATAACATTCGTGCCGTAGCAGAAGCAGGTGCAGATATGTTTGTCGCCGGGTCTGCAATCTTCAATGCGCCGGACTATAAAGCTGTTATCGATAAGATGCGCAGCGAGCTAAGTCATATTGCGCAATAAGTTTTATATTCTTTATTAGTGTCAGGAACTATCATGAGTCACAAACCTATTGTTTTAAGCGGCTGCCAGCCATCGGGGCAGTTAACCATCGGCAATTACATGGGCGCACTGAAACAGTGGGTATCAATGCAGGACGATTTTGAGTGCCTGTATATGCTGGTAGATTTGCACGCAATTACTGTACGTCAGGATCCTAAAAACCTGTATGAAGCATGCCTTGATGGCCTGGCATTGTACTTAGCTTGCGGTATCGATCCTGATAAAAGTACGCTTTTTGTTCAATCGCATGTACCTGAACATGCACAGCTTTCGTGGGTATTAAACTGTTATGCGCAGATGGGTGAGCTCAATCGCATGACCCAGTTTAAAGACAAGTCTGCGAAGAATATGAGTAATATCAATGTCGGCTTGTATGCATACCCGGTATTACAGGCGGCAGATATCTTACTCTATCAGGCCGATAAAGTGCCTGTCGGTGAGGACCAGAAGCAGCATCTGGAACTGACCCGAGATATTGCGACACGTTTTAATAACCTTTACAGCGGTGACGTATTTACCCTACCCGATCCTTACATCCCGGAGTTCGGCGCCCGAATAATGAGCCTACAGGAGCCCGATCGTAAGATGTCTAAATCTGACACAAACCCGAATAACTTTATCGGTTTGCTGGAAGAGCCCAAAAAGCTGACTAAGAAGATAAAACGTGCTGTGACAGATTCTGACGAACAGGCCAGAATTTACTTCAATCCGGAAGAGAAGCCCGGTGTATCGAATCTGCTTACATTACTATCACTGGCCACTGGCAAGTCTATTGACGCGCTTGTGCCAGAGTATGAAGATAAAATGTATGGACACCTGAAAGGTGATGTCGCTGATGCGGTTGTCTCGCTGGTTGAACCTATTCAGCAACGTTTCCACACCCTTCGAAACGATCGTGCCTATCTGGATAGCGTGATGAAAGACGGCGCTGCAAAAGCGTCTGAAAAGGCAGCAGTTACCTTACAGAAAGTGTATGAAGCAGTAGGATTTATCGCGAAACCATAGCGCGCTTTTTGTGTTACTACTTATAGATAATTTTGATTCCTTTACCCACAACCTTGCCCGGTACTTTGTAGAACTGGGCGAGGATGTGAAGGTTATCAGAAACAATCAGCTATCTTTAGATGAGATAGAAACACTGGCCCCTCAGAAAATTGTGATATCCCCTGGGCCCTGCACGCCTGACCAATCTGGTGTCAGTCTTGAGGTCATCCGGTATGCTGCCGGTCGCATCCCCTTACTGGGAGTTTGCCTTGGCCATCAGGCTATCGGTCAGGTTTTTGGCGCGACAGTAACAAATGCTCGTCATATTTTGCATGGCAAAGTATCTAGCGTGGAACATGCTAACTCAGGTCTGTTTAGCAATTTACCCACCCGCTTTAATGCTACACGATATCACTCGCTGGTCATTGAGCCCTCCACCCTGCCCGATACATTTAATGTTGATGCCTGGGTAGAGGATGACAGTGGTTACCGGGAAATAATGGCTATCTCACATCAGACCTATCCTGTCTGGGGCATTCAGTTTCATCCGGAATCCTTACTGACAGAGCATGGTCATACCATGCTGAACAACTTCTTACTGAGTGCCAAATCCTCTATAAAATCAGTCTGATTTAATGTTTTTACATTGCTGCCGATAAAAGGAGAATCGTTCAAGCTTCAGGTCGGGAAAACGCAATGTTAGCTACTTTGTCTTCAGATAATACTGCCAGAAATTATCTTCATACCCCGCATTCCACGCCAGGCTCTGAAGCTACACAATCATCAGTACCTGCTGCCGTTAATATTGAAGCGCAATTTGAGCAGTTTATGTTGCAATCTGGCAATATCCGACCTTTAGTGCGGCGCCGGCCAGGCGAAGTGCGGTTTGAGGACTCTGAGCAAAGCTATGCCCGTCGACGTTTACTTGAAATCGAGAAAATCACGCTGAAAAGTAAACAGCGTCATGCGCAATCCAGCGCGTCGCTGGCCGATAAAATAAGTCATGTGCTTCACCAGTCTGTGTGTATGCAAATCGATCAACACCTTGACCGCCCCGCCACACTCTTCAGCCAGTATATTGGTTGCGCAGCCACGATGGCTAACCTGTTTCGATTGCTACATTCGGGCAGCGGCTCAATTGCAAAGGTGACCTCATTAATTGCTTCTGTTCCCTGGATGGAACAAGGACTTATCAGACTTGTAAACCGATCAGCACTTCGCCGCAGGGACGCGCAGGGCAATGCACGAACGGTAAAACAATTGCGCACAGCATTAAGTTACCTGGGCATTGATAATCTCGCGGTTCTGATCCCCACTTTGATATCTGAGCGCGTTGCTCCCGCTTCACGCCATGGTTTTATCAAAATCAGTGAGCAGCACCAAGCCTTTGCCAGTGCTTCAACCACAACTGCGGTCCATCTGGCAAAACATACCGGACAGTGTGCCAATAGTGCTGCGGTACTCTGCATGGCATTTAATGTCGCACGCGCCATCCTTTGCCACAGGTTTTTTTCTGATTTCGATAATGTACAAAAAGCGATGCTGAGCGAGGCTCGTCAGCGCAATGCGCAAAAACAACAGGATATCCTGAGCGATATCACCCCCTGCGCCCGTCATTTGCAGAAACTTATCGAACAGAAGGCTGACGGGCTTGCCGCAAGTTTGATTGGTGTTCTTAACCTTTCTTCAGACACATTAAACAGCACTGCACTGAGAGTTGCCGAAAAAGCGACTGACTCAGAGCCTCTTGCAAAAATTATCATTCAGGCCCGGCAATATGCAAAAGTGCGTATGCTGTACAGAGCCAGATTGTTAACCAAAGAAACAGGCAAAATAGCTTTGCGTTCGCAACAGTACCCTGCCGGTTCTCTGGATTTACTGAAATCTGGCGACATTTTCGCGAATCCCGCAGCCTTCCTGGTTAGCATCTGAAAAAAATTTTGTGGATATTCATGCACTATCCGGCTGTCAGGGCTGAATAGTTCTGCACAACCATTACTCATCCCCTCTACGGCTTTACACGTATTCAGTCTGTTCTGCGGCTATATTAGATAGTTATTCACTTTTCCTGCAAAACAAGCCAAACCCCTTGAAAATAAAGGGCTTGCAGTAGTGTGCAGGAAGACAAACGCGGCTGATAATGACATAATATTGACCAAATTTATTTTCTAATTGTGTTTCACAACTGCGCAATTACGCGCCAGAAACGCCTGATAGAGAGGTAATGACCTATGAATGTAACTCGAGCAACGTTTGATGAAGTGATGGTTCCTAACTACAACCCGGCGGCGATGGTTCCGGTACGGGGCGAGGGCTCTCGTGTATGGGATCAGGACGGTGCGGAGTACATCGATTTTGCTGGCGGTATCGCAGTAAATGTACTGGGTCACTGTCACCCTGAGCTGGTTAATGCATTAACCGAACAGGGCAACAAACTATGGCATCTGAGCAATGTATTCACTAACGAACCTGCACTTCGCCTGGCGTCAAAACTGACCGATGCAACATTTGCCGATCGTGTCTATTTTGCTAACTCTGGTGCAGAAGCCAACGAAGCGGCTCTGAAGCTGGCTCGTCGCTGGGCGCTGGATAAGTTTGGTGAAGAGAAAAATCAGATTATCGCCTTCAACAAAGGTTTCCACGGCCGTACGTTCTTCACAGTTACTGTTGGTGGTCAGTCTGCCTATTCTGATGGCTTTGGACCAAAACCAGGTGCAGTAGACCATTGCGAATACAACAATCTAGAAGCCTTTGAAAAGCTTATTTCTGATAAAACATGCGCAGTGATGATGGAACCTCTGCAGGGTGAGGGCGGAATCATTTCCCCTGATCCTGACTTTGTTAAGGGCGTGCGCGAATTATGCGATAAACACAATGCTCTGCTTATCTTTGATGAAGTGCAGTCAGGTGTAGGTCGTACCGGTCACCTTTATGCGTATATGGGCCTGGGTGTAACACCCGACATTCTGACTTCTGCTAAATCACTAGGCGGTGGCTTCCCGATTGGCGCCATGCTGACTACTACTGCTATTGCCGAGCACCTTAAACCGGGTACGCATGGTAGTACATACGGCGGTAATCCACTGGCTTGTGCCGTTGCTGAAAAAGCACTGGATATCGTTAATACTCGCGAAGTGCTAAGTGGCGTGGAAGCTAAAGAAGCACTGTACAGAGAGTTACTGGGTAAAATTAACGACAAGTACAACGTCTTTGAGGAAATTCGTGGTAAAGGCATGCTGCTAGGTTGTGCCCTTAATAAAGAAT contains:
- a CDS encoding SPOR domain-containing protein yields the protein MQSPLHERLEYLVTYSSQLIFVSGDSVAQQQKTLDAFVFNQNDDTDIAYLTAKPNLELHDYRRQLCQQLLGQQVGSYVRPLNELMAGLNQHQGPVLITITQAEHMPDALLQELWDLVLQSRFASNKQHLNVLLFGQSDWAEKAKQWLPAKNTNTPLLISSQSVMAQQVGSELDQLISQRRQAFQARLDERSAAQQTVTHNRLKSPWFWGIAILLFLLSFTALVAWQYSSELEALFSPIQNETAREQPSLPPPGSAYRDLVETPPPTAIDKSTQDTAATAAAPETTAPEVKTSQPDPQRDSSDDVATAQPRITDWQSAVEDMNKKRAARTEAPSATTDDAIEKEKPDAAPDKAPVPQIDAEFAASMIKLARENSVATTTPQTESQEPETLDNQLLLSLLTPQDYVIQLAGLKDEPLLRDFINDHQLQDKVWIYQTRRYGGPWYVLLFKQPFGSVTEARQAMSLLPQYPGKSNAFVKAADQVLVEIKNNT
- a CDS encoding sensor domain-containing diguanylate cyclase produces the protein MQKYSQLITRPGKMQYGILILLAVTVLGGSAWALIKAQQPGAQSIGFLGAYGTAVFILEAISAILLYAHFRRTGMLTFAILSMAYLWVALLAPFQVGLLTDNLETFSLITASTGDAAWLWIAWHLGFPIIITAGMLVDGSYPIVTRKVWRWTIALFGLELLIIGGIISGTLLSWVELPTLISESRAYSDSLSLIYGPAVMFCCALALTVVVVKGKFENEIYAWLSLAMLAALCEAILSIYAGARFSYGWYAARVLSLVSSAAVVVSLLIENIHLQYKVVKQNQTLKRMATMDELSGLANRRELDERLKAEIKRAMRDRTTISMILLDIDKFKQFNDTHGHLIGDLCLKHVAKCLQRNILRHTDLAARYGGEEFAILLPNTSENDAFDLAEHIRKTIAYSPIVMEDGKMLSVTASFGIASLVPSQAEDATELLSIADASLYSAKKAGRNCVQRPSQSWHASRDELEKKVSSNTHYLRGRTVQSGHKR
- a CDS encoding Dam family site-specific DNA-(adenine-N6)-methyltransferase — encoded protein: MTQKKNRAFLKWAGGKYSLVEHINAKLPQANKLIEPFVGAGSVFLNTDYKRYLLNDINPDLINLYNLLKAQPDALVFDTQRYFTGAYNREDAYYALREEFNRTSDEYHRAVLFVYLNRHGYNGLCRYSLGGRFNVPFGRYKKPYFPAEEMYRFAEKAQRATFTCLPFEKMFSRARKGNVIYCDPPYAPISKTAAFTSYATRGFGMDAQSKLASLAHKTSTRRGIPVLISNHDLPVIRTMYQGASISMLSVKRSISQKGAMRKPAAEVLAYFSPPDMARAL
- a CDS encoding DUF2970 domain-containing protein; this encodes MAANQIVVFLARVINQSDKSRPRIISVILSVLASAFGVQSQQNYQRDFSEKSPLPYIITGIIFTVLLVGGLMGLVLFITSN
- a CDS encoding TorF family putative porin translates to MRKTLLAPVVASLIAAGLVSAPSHADELTANVSVTNNYIWRGLTQTTNEAAVQGGIDYAHDSGFYAGTWASNVQYGADDVYSYEHDLYAGFAGEAQGFSYDVGYLYYNYDAEAEFDFGEIYGTVGYDALSLSLYVLANTEADEAPGQDFGFGKATYVSLDYAMPIMNGTELGLHVGHHQGDFAEAFNGLTDSYVDWAVSLSKDGFGFAITGTDMDSDEPAAGGAYDNDEIKFVVSYAVDFQL
- the rpe gene encoding ribulose-phosphate 3-epimerase, producing the protein MSDFLIAPSILSADFARLGEEVDAVLAAGADIVHFDVMDNHYVPNLTIGPMVCKALRDYGVTAPIDVHLMVEPVDDMIEKFAEAGASYISFHPEASAHVDRSIQAIIDAGCQPGLVLNPATPLHYLDYTLEKLHHVLIMSVNPGFGGQQFLDSTYDKLRDVKRRIDQSGKNIRIEIDGGVKVDNIRAVAEAGADMFVAGSAIFNAPDYKAVIDKMRSELSHIAQ
- the trpS gene encoding tryptophan--tRNA ligase yields the protein MSHKPIVLSGCQPSGQLTIGNYMGALKQWVSMQDDFECLYMLVDLHAITVRQDPKNLYEACLDGLALYLACGIDPDKSTLFVQSHVPEHAQLSWVLNCYAQMGELNRMTQFKDKSAKNMSNINVGLYAYPVLQAADILLYQADKVPVGEDQKQHLELTRDIATRFNNLYSGDVFTLPDPYIPEFGARIMSLQEPDRKMSKSDTNPNNFIGLLEEPKKLTKKIKRAVTDSDEQARIYFNPEEKPGVSNLLTLLSLATGKSIDALVPEYEDKMYGHLKGDVADAVVSLVEPIQQRFHTLRNDRAYLDSVMKDGAAKASEKAAVTLQKVYEAVGFIAKP
- a CDS encoding anthranilate synthase component II; its protein translation is MLLLIDNFDSFTHNLARYFVELGEDVKVIRNNQLSLDEIETLAPQKIVISPGPCTPDQSGVSLEVIRYAAGRIPLLGVCLGHQAIGQVFGATVTNARHILHGKVSSVEHANSGLFSNLPTRFNATRYHSLVIEPSTLPDTFNVDAWVEDDSGYREIMAISHQTYPVWGIQFHPESLLTEHGHTMLNNFLLSAKSSIKSV
- a CDS encoding HDOD domain-containing protein is translated as MLATLSSDNTARNYLHTPHSTPGSEATQSSVPAAVNIEAQFEQFMLQSGNIRPLVRRRPGEVRFEDSEQSYARRRLLEIEKITLKSKQRHAQSSASLADKISHVLHQSVCMQIDQHLDRPATLFSQYIGCAATMANLFRLLHSGSGSIAKVTSLIASVPWMEQGLIRLVNRSALRRRDAQGNARTVKQLRTALSYLGIDNLAVLIPTLISERVAPASRHGFIKISEQHQAFASASTTTAVHLAKHTGQCANSAAVLCMAFNVARAILCHRFFSDFDNVQKAMLSEARQRNAQKQQDILSDITPCARHLQKLIEQKADGLAASLIGVLNLSSDTLNSTALRVAEKATDSEPLAKIIIQARQYAKVRMLYRARLLTKETGKIALRSQQYPAGSLDLLKSGDIFANPAAFLVSI
- a CDS encoding aspartate aminotransferase family protein, with protein sequence MNVTRATFDEVMVPNYNPAAMVPVRGEGSRVWDQDGAEYIDFAGGIAVNVLGHCHPELVNALTEQGNKLWHLSNVFTNEPALRLASKLTDATFADRVYFANSGAEANEAALKLARRWALDKFGEEKNQIIAFNKGFHGRTFFTVTVGGQSAYSDGFGPKPGAVDHCEYNNLEAFEKLISDKTCAVMMEPLQGEGGIISPDPDFVKGVRELCDKHNALLIFDEVQSGVGRTGHLYAYMGLGVTPDILTSAKSLGGGFPIGAMLTTTAIAEHLKPGTHGSTYGGNPLACAVAEKALDIVNTREVLSGVEAKEALYRELLGKINDKYNVFEEIRGKGMLLGCALNKEYEGRARDFLVASANEHLMVLVAGANVVRFAPSLIIPDEDIREGLARFERAVAAVVEAK